cctactgtatagcacagggaactctgctcaatattctgtaacaacctaactgggaaaagaatttgagaaagaatagatacatgtatgtgtataactgaatcactctgttgtacacctgaaactaacacaacatcgttaatcaactatactctaatgtaaaataaaaaggtaaaaaaaaatgaggctaaGTATCTCTAAGACAACCTGGCCACAGACCCTCTTTCCTGCTCTGGTTTGGGCGGGTTGAGGGCTCCTGTCTCGTGTGGGTCTGTCCTCCAGGCCAGTGCCGCTTCTGGGTCGCCAGCCCCTGGGATCTATAGATGCCCCTCCCACCAGGCTGGGTCCCGCGCCCCCCCGGATCCCACCGGTGCCCAGGGCTTACGTGGCCGCAGTTTACTTGCTCTCCATGCTGTAGCAGTGCACGTCCCCTTTCCCCTTCACGTCGAAGCCCGGGAGGGGCTGCCCGTACTTATCCACGCACCAGCAGAAGCCCCGCTTCCTGCCTTTGGAAGGGCGGCACTGTGGGCAGAGCACAAATGATCCAGTGAGCCCCGGGGAGGCCCCGCCGAGGGGGTCCTGACGACGGGGGCAGGTGATCAGCACCCAGGATGGTTTCCCAGCACGGCCTCTGCTATGCTGAGGAAGCACAACTGATCAAGGCCTTGTGTGCACAGCGTGTGTCTGGGGGCGTGTTGGGCAGGTATGAGTGCCCCAAGAAAGCAGGGGTCCTGGTGGTTTTGTGTCCCTCAGGGTCTCACTTGGGTGGACATTGGACCCTGTTGGTCCTACAGGTCTATCTGCTGAATGGGGGGAACGATAATGTCCCATCTGCCCTGTGCTTGTCACATTTGGGTCTTTCAGAGCACACCCCGAGCTGTGTATATGGTACCTTCTCAGGGTGAGTTTGCTGAATAAGTGACCGatagaaatatatgaaaaggcaaagagACCAGTGGCCATTGAACAGGATGGGGCCCTCTAACCGAGGCCACTCCCACCAACACTTTGAACATGGCCCTGTGTTCTGTGACTAATTCCGTAGATACTGAGGTAGGAGTCATCCAATTAGAAAGTCCATTGAGATGCTCCCAGAGCGTGATCTGAAATCTACAGAGGTACACTCAGTATGCCTTAAAATAACAATGTATCTGAACCTTTACAGCGGGTCACCATCAGGAAGGCACGGGTGTGGAAGGGACCAACATGGGACCTCAGGGTAAGTTTCCTGCCATAGGACCTCACGTCAGGCTTCTGCGAAATTCTCTACAATAGTTAATAAAAACATCCCTCCACGGTGCAGTGCTAACGTGTCTGGGTCCCTCTATGGCTAGTTAAGGGCTCCAGGGAGGCCTGGCATTGCGCTGTGGGCCGGGAGGGAGGAGCGGACAGCGGGAAGATACCAGGATTCAGGGATTTAGGGGAAGCCCCTCAGAGGTCGTGGGTGTGGCAGGAACCGGAAGCAACGGCTGCAGCCAGAGGACTTGGTGGAGGGCTGGTCCCTCCTCCGCATGAGCGGCTGGTGGGAGAGAAAGGAGCTGCGCGGGCAGCGCTCACCTGCTTTTTCTTGTAGAAGCCCTTCTTGTCGCAGTTGGGAATGTGGATACCCCTGGGGCTGAGCATGTTCAGGAACTTGAGATGGTTCAGCGTGTCCTCCATCTCCCGGCGGCAGGGCCCCTGGGGAGAAAACATGGGTTACCTGGGAACTGCCCGCCTGACAAAACCCTGCAACACCCAGGGAACCAGCCATGTGCTCTTGAGCGTCTTTTGCCCGACTTAGCTGTCACCGTTCCCACGCAGCTGCCAACCAGGGCTCCCTGTCTCTCTTGTGATTCCCCAGAGCAAGGCACAGAACCGGGACAGGGACCCAAGGCCAGGACACTCAGAGGCCAAGTGAACACCTCTTGTGAGAACACTTCTCTGCCCTGCAGGGGCCTGGAGGGCAGCACACTGGTTCTCAGGAGACCTCTGCCATAGGGGAGGGTCAGTATCCCTTCTGTAAAGAGGGGCTCTTGGCTGCCCGCTGAATCAGCAGGACCAGTGGAATAACTGCCGGGGCTCTTGAGTAAAGGGCAACCCTGTGACCTCCAGATGCCCAGGCCGGgcagccccacccccatcagcAAGAGGAAAAGCGCTCACGTATTCCGTCTCACGCTTGGACTCGGAGGAGAAGTTCTGGGTGTCTGTGCTCTGAGACTCATAGTCGACCTTGTAGCGCTGGCTGTCCTTGGCGTGTCCTTTCTTGATGACGTCCATCTTGGTGTGGACGGGGTGGAATTTGGAGTCGGGCACCCTGTGCGTGCCGCTCAGGGCCTGGTTCTCTGTGCTCCCCATGCTGTGGTCTTCCTCTGACTCGCTGCCATTTCCTTGAAAGGCACAAGGCAGACACAGACTTGAGGATCATTGACATTTAAcgatgaaatcttaccattttgACCAAGTCCGAACCAAATGGAAATGTGATTCAACAATTCCGAGTAAGTTTAGAAAAACACCTTGGTAAAGTATTATTCCATAATACTAGTGGTGAATGGTACGCCCTTGGTCTCAAgaaggaatcttttaaaaatgaaaactgcagggcttccctggtggcgcagtggttgagaatctgcctgccaatgcaggggatacgggtttgagccctggtctgggaagattccatatgccacggagcaactgggcccgtgagccacaactactgagcctgcgcgtctggagcctgtgctccgcaacgggagaggccgcgatagtgagaggcccgcgcaccgcaatgaagagtggcccccactcgccgcaactagagtaagccctcgcacagaaacgaagacc
Above is a genomic segment from Balaenoptera acutorostrata chromosome 7, mBalAcu1.1, whole genome shotgun sequence containing:
- the IGFBP3 gene encoding insulin-like growth factor-binding protein 3, which gives rise to MLRARPALWTAALTALALLHGPPAARAGAGAAGTGPVVRCEPCDARALAQCAPPPPAPPCAELVREPGCGCCLTCALREGQLCGVYTERCGSGLRCQPPPGEPRPLQALLDGRGLCANASAAGRLRAYLLPATPAPGNGSESEEDHSMGSTENQALSGTHRVPDSKFHPVHTKMDVIKKGHAKDSQRYKVDYESQSTDTQNFSSESKRETEYGPCRREMEDTLNHLKFLNMLSPRGIHIPNCDKKGFYKKKQCRPSKGRKRGFCWCVDKYGQPLPGFDVKGKGDVHCYSMESK